A stretch of Panthera tigris isolate Pti1 chromosome E2, P.tigris_Pti1_mat1.1, whole genome shotgun sequence DNA encodes these proteins:
- the URI1 gene encoding unconventional prefoldin RPB5 interactor 1 isoform X4, whose translation MVPFGPFAFMPGKLVHTNEVTVLLGDNWFAKCSAKQAVGLVEHRKEHVRKTIDDLKKVIKNFESRVEFTEDLQKMSDAAGDIVDIREEIKSDFEFKAKHRIAHKPHSKPKTSDIFEADFANDVKSKDLLADKELWARLEELERQEELLGELDSKPDTMIANGEDTSSEEEKEDQNINVHVMHQVTDSVHSSSCYKDVTHSELFNGQVNSQLNCSMIGSNSYHSNEDEEEEEDDDDDDGDNENDVLGVGDHSVPTIYFSHTVEPKRVRINTGKNTTLKFSEKKEEAKRKRKNSSGSGHSAQELPTIRTPADIYRVFVDVVNGEYVPRKSILKSRSRENSVCSDTSESSAADFDDRRGVLRSISCEEATCSDTSESILEEEQEENHHKKLLPLSGTPEAFSGTVIEKEFLSPSLTPHPTMVHPVLPTIPERKEVLSEISEETTKRVSKFKAARLQQKN comes from the exons ATGTAAGAAAAACaatagatgatttaaaaaaagtgataaaaaatttTGAATCCAGAGTTGAATTCACAGAAGATTTGCAGAAAATGAGTGAT gcTGCAGGTGATATTGTTGAtataagagaagaaattaaaagtgacTTTGAATTTAAAG caaaacaccGAATTGCCCATAAACCTCACTCCAAACCAAAAACTTCAGATATTTTTGAAGCAGATTTTGCAAATGATGTCAAATCCAAGGATTTGCTTGCTGATAAGGAACTGTGGGCTCGACTTGAAGAACTAGAGAGACAAGAAGAATTGCTGGGTGAACTTGATAG TAAGCCTGATACTATGATTGCAAATGGAGAAGATACATcttctgaagaagaaaaggaagatcaGAACATAAATGTGCATGTGATGCACCAAGTAACAGACTCTGTTCATTCCAGCAGTTGTTATAAGGATGTTACACATTCAGAACTGTTCAATGGCCAAGTGAATAGTCAGTTGAACTGTTCAATGATTGGTTCAAATTCTTATCACAGtaatgaagatgaagaagaagaagaagatgatgatgatgatgatggtgataatgaaaATGATGTTTTAGGGGTTGGAGATCATTCTGTaccaacaatatatttttctcaCACTGTCGAACCTAAGAGG GTCCGaataaatactggaaaaaataccactttaaaattcagtgagaagaaagaagaagccaAACGTAAACGAAAGAACAGCTCTGGCAGTGGTCATTCTGCCCAGGAACTGCCTACCATCAGGACTCCCGCTGACATTTATAG AGTCTTTGTTGATGTTGTGAATGGAGAATATGTTCCTCGTAAGTCCATCCTGAAGTCTCGCAGCAGGGAGAACAGTGTTTGCAGTGACACCAGTGAAAGCAGTGCTGCTGACTTTGATGACAGACGGGGAGTTCTGAGGAGTATTAGCTGCGAAGAGGCCACTTGTAGTGACACCAGTGAGAGTATTTTGGAAGAGGAACAGGAAGAAAACCATCACAAGAAACTTTTGCCTTTATCAGGAACACCTgag GCTTTTTCTGGAACtgtaatagaaaaagaatttctaTCGCCCTCCTTAACACCACACCCAACCATGGTTCATCCTGTGTTACCCACCATTCCAGAACGAAAAGAAGTCTTGTCAGAAATATCAGAGGAGACTACCAAGAGGGTTTCAAAGTTCAAAGCTGCCAGATTGCAGCAGAAAAACTAG